The Labrus mixtus chromosome 16, fLabMix1.1, whole genome shotgun sequence genome window below encodes:
- the edn1 gene encoding endothelin-1, whose product MDIYVLISVLSVMYSWIACTVLSAPAGDPMPTAHPNATQVHHVRNKRCSCATFLDRECFYFCHLDIIWVNTPERVVSYGLGNVPRRRRAVADSMATGGGPRCKCVRENDPTCRNFCRLDKQPRYGTSPETVIHSAEGDGCSETQCKHKLAANTGRIKRMRNSNKKRASPLAVGAALRTRLLLEKWRVRQRHRSTAS is encoded by the exons ATGGATATATACGTTTTGATTTCTGTGTTGTCGGTGATGTACTCCTGGATTGCGTGCACAG TGCTGTCAGCACCTGCCGGAGATCCGATGCCCACTGCGCATCCCAACGCCACCCAGGTGCACCATGTGCGGAACAAACGCTGCTCCTGCGCCACTTTCCTGGACAGGGAGTGCTTCTACTTCTGCCACCTGGACATCATATGGGTCAACACACCTGA gcGCGTGGTCTCTTATGGATTGGGCAACGTTCCCAGGAGAAGGCGCGCGGTCGCGGACTCCATGGCAACCGGCGGCGGACCGCGCTGCAAGTGTGTGCGTGAAAACGACCCAACATGCAGAAACTTCTGCAGGCTGGATAAACAACCCAG GTATGGGACATCGCCAGAAACGGTGATCCACTCCGCCGAGGGCGATGGTTGCTCTGAGACTCAGTGCAAACACAAGCTGGCAGCCAACACAGGCAGGATTAAGAG gatgaGGAACAGCAACAAGAAACGGGCGTCGCCTCTAGCCGTCGGGGCCGCCTTGAGAACCCGCCTGCTGCTGGAGAAGTGGAGGGTGAGACAGCGCCACAGGAGCACGGCCTCCTAA